The Manihot esculenta cultivar AM560-2 chromosome 1, M.esculenta_v8, whole genome shotgun sequence genome has a window encoding:
- the LOC110620603 gene encoding cytochrome b5, whose amino-acid sequence MATKPKIYHFDEVAKHNDRHDCWLLIHGKVYNVTRFLEEHPGGEEVLIAASEKDATDDFDDVGHSSSAKELMNKYYIGDVDVKTVPPPGKKYTPPPINPPKAINKYYAMLAKLLQLLLPLLILGGAFAVRSAIKRD is encoded by the exons ATGGCTACAAAACCCAAAATCTATCATTTTGATGAAGTTGCAAAGCATAATGATAGACACGATTGCTGGCTTTTAATCCATGGGAAG GTGTATAATGTTACCCGTTTTCTGGAGGAACACCCTGGAGGAGAAGAAGTATTGATTGCAGCTAGCG AGAAAGATGCGACTGATGATTTCGACGATGTTGGTCACAGCTCATCCGCAAAAGAGCTGATGAACAAGTACTACATCGGTGACGTTGATGTCAAAACCGTTCCACCCCCCGGGAAGAAGTATACTCCTCCTCCAATTAATCCTCCAAAGGCAATAAACAAGTACTATGCAATGTTGGCGAAGCTCTTACAGCTCTTGTTACCACTGCTGATCCTGGGTGGAGCATTTGCGGTGCGATCAGCGATCAAAAGGGACTAG
- the LOC110620229 gene encoding cytochrome P450 78A9 → MRTDIDTLWVFALASKCRAFSQENIAWSLVIVALASLAIAILHWAHPGGPAWGKYKLRKGCPTGARPIPGPMGLPLIGSMNLMASLAHHRIAASAQACKAKRLMAFSLGETRVIVTCNPDVAKEILNSTVFADRPVKESAYRLMFNRAIGFAPYGVYWRTLRRIAATHLFCPKQIKATESQRRIIACQMVNMFKNNDRSLTVRGLLKRASLNNMMFSVFGSEYILDSPNNDVEELRKLVDEGYDLLGTLNWSDHLPWLADFDPQKIRLRCSSLVPKVNRFVSLIIDEHRVARNGGTRDFVDVLLSLEGPDKLQDADMIAVLWEMIFRGTDTVAVLIEWILARMVLHPDVQSRVQDELDKVVGRSRAVAESDVTALMYLNAAVKEVLRLHPPGPLLSWARLAITDTTIDGYHVPAGTTAMVNMWAIARDPEWWADPLEFIPKRFMAKEGEVEFSVLGSDLRLAPFGSGRRTCPGKNLGLTTVSFLVASLLHEFEWLPSDDTGVDLSEVLGLSCEMANPLTVKVRPRRL, encoded by the exons ATGAGAACCGACATAGATACCCTTTGGGTCTTTGCTTTGGCCTCCAAATGTAGAGCCTTTTCTCAAGAAAATATTGCATGGTCACTTGTGATCGTGGCTCTGGCTTCGTTAGCCATTGCTATTCTCCACTGGGCTCATCCCGGTGGTCCAGCTTGGGGAAAATACAAGCTAAGAAAAGGATGTCCTACTGGTGCTAGGCCAATTCCTGGTCCGATGGGTTTACCTCTTATTGGCAGCATGAACCTCATGGCTTCACTCGCTCACCACCGGATTGCTGCCTCCGCTCAGGCATGCAAGGCCAAGAGGCTTATGGCGTTTAGCCTTGGTGAAACTCGTGTTATCGTGACATGCAACCCCGACGTAGCCAAAGAAATACTTAACAGTACTGTGTTCGCAGATCGTCCCGTGAAGGAGTCTGCTTACAGACTGATGTTCAACAGAGCAATTGGGTTCGCTCCTTATGGAGTTTACTGGCGAACCCTCAGAAGAATCGCAGCTACACACCTTTTCTGTCCTAAGCAAATAAAGGCCACCGAGTCTCAGAGACGTATAATTGCTTGCCAGATGGTGAACATGTTCAAGAACAATGATCGAAGTTTAACAGTACGTGGGTTACTTAAACGTGCTTCCTTGAATAACATGATGTTTTCAGTTTTTGGAAGCGAATATATACTTGATTCTCCAAACAATGATGTTGAAGAGCTTCGGAAACTAGTGGATGAAGGGTACGATCTATTGGGTACCCTTAACTGGAGTGACCACCTTCCTTGGCTAGCAGATTTTGACCCTCAAAAAATCCGATTAAGATGCTCAAGCCTCGTGCCAAAAGTGAACAGGTTCGTTAGCCTAATCATCGACGAACACCGAGTTGCCAGAAATGGCGGAACCCGAGATTTCGTTGATGTTTTGTTGTCGCTTGAAGGACCCGATAAACTCCAAGATGCCGATATGATCGCGGTTCTTTGG GAGATGATCTTTAGAGGGACTGACACAGTGGCGGTTCTGATCGAGTGGATACTAGCACGGATGGTTCTTCATCCTGATGTTCAGTCAAGGGTCCAGGATGAGCTGGACAAGGTAGTGGGCAGATCAAGGGCCGTTGCTGAGTCTGATGTCACGGCTTTGATGTATCTGAACGCAGCAGTGAAAGAAGTGTTGAGGCTGCATCCTCCAGGCCCACTTCTCTCGTGGGCCAGGTTAGCCATAACTGATACAACCATTGATGGTTATCACGTGCCTGCAGGGACCACTGCAATGGTTAACATGTGGGCCATCGCAAGAGACCCAGAGTGGTGGGCTGACCCACTTGAATTTATTCCCAAGAGGTTTATGGCAAAAGAGGGCGAGGTGGAGTTTTCTGTGTTAGGGTCAGATCTTAGGCTTGCACCGTTTGGGTCGGGTAGGCGGACCTGCCCGGGAAAGAACTTGGGGTTAACGACGGTGAGTTTTTTGGTTGCGTCACTGTTGCATGAGTTTGAATGGCTGCCATCGGATGATACAGGTGTTGATCTATCAGAGGTTCTGGGGCTGTCTTGCGAGATGGCAAACCCTTTGACCGTTAAAGTGAGGCCTAGGAGGCTTTAA
- the LOC110623378 gene encoding protein TILLER ANGLE CONTROL 1: MKIFNWVQRRFHHSALKENWTDGLARNMKKVESITSEADKQALLKQVALVDVLDGWKDGILRIGTLGLDPLKPFNQQHEYFVLEREEEEEEEEEEEEEGYNDSEYNDEEEEQDRYSFHSDDADGNMNEEEEEEENPLICTRFEHNFEELASTFDANTVKSKEIILFSPIETDSNVHENDERERKGERTTLAELFLADSEMKKKQESFEFETDIGKKQAVGAKNGLFFAKKLIPHVGEDSRPIKKFHQLMRRMLKRKIHPELEGKSQKKDSQSKPAIMEAAGISNGNESGESVSLLPTPPRSFRMSFE, encoded by the exons ATGAAG ATTTTCAATTGGGTGCAAAGGAGGTTTCATCATAGTGCCCTTAAAG agaattggACAGATGGGTTAGCCCGAAATATGAAAAAGGTTGAATCTATTACAAGTGAAGCTGACAAGCAAGCATTACTGAAACAAGTAGCGCTGGTCGATGTGCTTGATGGCTGGAAAGATGGCATTTTGAGAATTGGCACATTAGGGCTTGACCCTTTAAAGCCCTTTAATCAACAGCATGAATATTTTGTTctggaaagagaagaagaagaagaagaagaagaagaagaagaagaagaaggatacAACGATAGTGAGTATAATGACGAAGAAGAGGAACAAGATCGATACTCGTTCCATAGTGATGACGCAGATGGCAACATgaatgaggaagaagaagaagaagaaaacccTTTAATTTGTACGAGATTTGAGCACAACTTTGAAGAGCTTGCATCAACTTTTGATGCAAATACTGTGAAATCTAAAGAGATAATTCTCTTCAGTCCAATAGAGACCGACTCAAATGTCCATGAGAATGATGAAAGAGAAAGGAAAGGAGAAAGAACAACACTGGCAGAACTGTTCTTGGCAGATTCTGAGATGAAAAAGAAGCAGGAATCTTTTGAATTTGAGACCGACATAGGTAAAAAGCAAGCTGTTGGTGCCAAGAATGGGCTATTCTTTGCCAAGAAGCTCATACCTCATGTGGGAGAGGATTCACGTCCAATCAAGAAATTTCACCAA TTGATGAGGAGGATGCTGAAGAGAAAAATCCATCCAGAACTTGAAGGAAAAAGCCAGAAAAAAGACAGTCAAAGCAAGCCCGCCATTATGGAAGCTGCAGGAATTAGCAATGGAAATGAAAGCGGTGAATCAGTTTCCCTGCTTCCAACTCCCCCAAG GTCTTTCCGTATGAGCTTTGAGTGA
- the LOC110616239 gene encoding vegetative cell wall protein gp1, whose protein sequence is MANQPAPPRQWFRLPSIARPAPEPAPTPAPEPAPPQPRPPLARPSFRPAAPSIPPPTQSQGPTPAPPTTTSVAGGGVASVPTSPVPRAPGSSASLPASPAQTTTVVAPVTTSASVPSSPRPRVSAPTSTLPPSPSPKPAQMDSLVSTASAPKPAPPSSVPTSPLKPMPTTISAPTSPVPRPAPITSSVPTSPVSKPAPVTSSVPTSPVAKPAVITSSVQTSPVSKPAPITSSVPTFPALKTMTTATARVPSPEPSPRTIKPAVQSPAQSPKTKPTAPPPSPLILPPARIRADAETNAKIPLEAEQKTVLVQKIIDKPQPWVNGRESERNLVDALKTSIAQNGKQEPKKDGETKEKGQGKKISSDSEDGGMRVITIAGENKGAFMEVIRSPNKKHVFEGNPQYLNKSGNHKSYGNVWGSHSSSSSSSGEEGNPKKDKSQKERSKLSPPMSTFMNSNVQGVNNSIVYNSSCTHHDPGVHLAMSRKPSGGGLHIKERGNEH, encoded by the coding sequence AGCACCTGAGCCAGCTCCTCCCCAGCCTCGTCCACCTCTTGCTCGACCTTCATTTAGGCCAGCTGCTCCGTCTATCCCTCCGCCAACTCAATCTCAAGGACCCACTCCTGCCCCACCGACTACTACTAGTGTTGCAGGTGGAGGTGTGGCATCGGTACCAACATCGCCAGTTCCGAGGGCGCCTGGCTCTTCTGCTTCATTGCCTGCTTCTCCGGCTCAAACCACCACTGTGGTTGCCCCAGTCACGACCTCAGCTTCAGTGCCATCATCTCCAAGACCCAGAGTTTCAGCTCCTACCTCCACACTTCCACCTTCTCCCTCTCCAAAACCAGCCCAGATGGACTCTTTGGTTTCAACTGCTTCAGCCCCAAAACCAGCTCCACCTTCTTCTGTCCCAACATCTCCACTTAAGCCAATGCCAACCACAATTTCTGCGCCAACTTCTCCTGTCCCTAGACCAGCACCAATCACCTCGTCAGTACCAACTTCTCCTGTTTCCAAACCAGCACCAGTCACCTCCTCTGTGCCAACTTCTCCTGTTGCCAAGCCAGCAGTAATCACCTCCTCAGTGCAAACTTCTCCCGTCTCCAAACCAGCACCTATCACCTCCTCGGTGCCAACTTTTCCAGCCCTTAAAACCATGACCACCGCTACGGCTCGTGTGCCTAGCCCAGAACCATCTCCAAGGACCATCAAGCCTGCGGTCCAAAGCCCAGCTCAATCACCTAAGACAAAGCCTACTGCTCCACCACCTTCTCCTCTTATCCTACCTCCAGCCAGGATAAGAGCTGATGCAGAAACTAACGCTAAGATCCCATTAGAGGCAGAACAAAAAACAGTGCTGGTTCAAAAGATCATTGATAAGCCTCAGCCCTGGGTCAATGGCAGGGAGTCGGAGAGAAATCTTGTAGATGCTCTGAAGACCAGCATTGCTCAAAATGGGAAGCAAGAACCCAAGAAAGACGGAGAGACAAAAGAAAAAGGCCAAGGAAAGAAGATTTCTTCCGATTCTGAAGACGGGGGCATGAGGGTAATCACAATTGCTGGAGAAAACAAAGGCGCCTTCATGGAAGTAATCCGGTCTCCAAATAAGAAACATGTGTTCGAGGGGAATCCTCAATATCTCAACAAGAGCGGCAATCATAAATCCTATGGCAATGTGTGGGGAAGccacagcagcagcagcagcagcagcggaGAAGAAGGAAACCCAAAGAAGGACAAGAGCCAAAAAGAACGGTCAAAGTTGTCTCCTCCAATGAGTACATTTATGAACAGTAACGTGCAAGGTGTTAACAACTCGATTGTGTACAATTCATCCTGCACTCACCATGATCCTGGAGTTCACCTTGCTATGTCCAGAAAGCCATCCGGCGGCGGATTGCACATTAAGGAACGCGGCAATGAGCACTAA